Within the Oculatellaceae cyanobacterium genome, the region ATGTATTAAAAATCCAGGGTGCAGGAGTTGAACCTGCCTTGGGTTGCCCCACGGATTATGAGTCCGTTGCCTAAACCGCTCGGCCAACCCTGGGTGATGACATCATTAGTTTAACAAGATTGCCTTACTTTTAACAACTTTGTTGAACCAGTAAATCATTATAGCTTTTTTAGCTGATCGTTACAAGCGACGTTGTGCAACTGAGCCACCTTGAAATCTCGTCATACATAACTTAGTAGCAACTTTAATTTCAACCTAACATCTAAAATAATGTAGATGTTAGGCTTAACCTGTTATTGACTAATTACCTGAACTTTCAGCACATAAACCTGGCAGTTAAGTAAAAAGCACACAGCACACGCCTACGACTTTTTTTGTATGTTCAGAACAGAAATGAAAGTAAATTCAACAGTCGTACTCACATTATTATTGCTATTGCTGATGTTAGGCTCTGGTGTTGTCAGTTCAATGCTGGGGTTTGCTATCGGTCATGCAGCCCTTAAAGGAGTTACACAGCCAGACATTCGCCCAACTAACAAACTGACTGGCAATAAGAAAATTGCTTCCGGCAAAGAAAAATTGATGATTATGCCGGAGGAAGATATATTAGCCGCAGTGAGAGCAGAGCGTAGCGGTAAAAACAAGGCTTCTAAGGTAGATAAACCCAAGGCGGAAACTGCATCACAAAAGTCTGCTGCTCAATCTAGTTCAGATTCTCAAGCGGGGTTTCCAATTAAGAGCGAAAGCCAAGGGGTAACGTTGCAAGTGCTATCAGCACGTCAACAACCAGGTTCTTTGTTGCTAAATGTGAGTTTAAAGAATCAAGGAAGTTCTTCTGTAAGGTTTCTGTACAGTTTTTTAAATGTTACTGATGATCAAGGCAACACCTTAAGTGCTACTACAGACGGTTTACCAGGAGACTTACCAGCTAATGGGCAGGAGTTTACGGGTACGGTGACAATTCCCAACGCTTTGCTAGATGACTCTAAGAAACTATCATTAAAGTTAACAGATTATCCCGATCAAAAACTGCAACTGCAAATGTCTAATATTCCAGTTGTGAAGTAAGGGATTCCTACAAGGCAAAAGGAAAAAGGCAGATATGATGTTGATCTTTTTCCTTTTGGCTGTAACTTTTTTATGCTAAATGCTGTTTTTAATATCTTAACGTTGAATGCTTCGCTGTCTTTGAACTGGTCAGATGTAGTCGTACGTTTGTTGTCAGTGCTACTTTTGATTGCGATCAATGCTTTTTTTGTCACGGCTGAGTTTTCGATTGTATCTGTGCGGCGATCGCGCATTAATCAACTGGTGCAGGCGGGTGATGCTGAAGCTTATACAGTACAAAAGCTACAGCGTAGTATTGATCGACTACTATCTACAACTCAACTTGGGATAACTCTCTCTAGTTTGGCTTTAGGCTGGATTGGTGAAAGTACTATGGCAGTATTAGTGGCATCTTGGTTATCGCAACTATCTTTACCAGTAACCATTAGAGGTTCGATTTCTCATTCTATAGCAATTCCCGTCGCTTTTGTTCTGATTGCTTACTTGCAAATTGTTTTAGGTGAACTGTGTCCTAAATCTTTAGCTTTACTTTATCCAGAACAACTAGCAAGATTTTTAGCACCTCCCAGTTTAGCTATAGCCCGTTTTTTTAATCCTTTTATTTGGATTCTCAACCAATCAACTCGCTTTCTGTTACGACTTGTAGGCATTCAATATAAAGGTCAGCCATATACGCGCTTAACGCCAGAAGAGTTACAGATGATCATTAATACTGATCGTGAGTCTATAGGTTTACAAGCAGAAGAGCGAGAGCTACTGAATAATGTTTTTGAGTTTAGCGAAGTTGTAGCCGCAGAAGTCATGATTCCGCGCACTAATATTATTGCTATTCCAATGACTGCTACTTTCCAAACTTTACTTGATAAAGTAGTCGCTACAGGTTACTCTCGTTTTCCGATCATTGAAGAATCACTTGATGATGTGCGTGGCTTAATTTACTTCAAAGAATTAGCTGAACCTTTAGCTCAAGGTCATCTTACCCGTACTACACCAATTCAACGTTGGATTCGTCCTGCAAAATTTGTGCCAGAAGGTACACCTTTAAGTGATTTATTACCTGTAATGCAGCGATCGCATCAAGCGATGGTGATAGTTGTAGATGAGTTTGGTGGTACTGCTGGCTTAGTCACACTTAAGGATGTGATTGCCGAAATTATCGGCGATGAGCCAGCATCTGAAAGTTCTCAGGCGTTGGATTTGCAAGTTTTAGACGACCACACTTTTTTAGTGCAAGCACAGATGAATT harbors:
- a CDS encoding hemolysin family protein encodes the protein MLNAVFNILTLNASLSLNWSDVVVRLLSVLLLIAINAFFVTAEFSIVSVRRSRINQLVQAGDAEAYTVQKLQRSIDRLLSTTQLGITLSSLALGWIGESTMAVLVASWLSQLSLPVTIRGSISHSIAIPVAFVLIAYLQIVLGELCPKSLALLYPEQLARFLAPPSLAIARFFNPFIWILNQSTRFLLRLVGIQYKGQPYTRLTPEELQMIINTDRESIGLQAEERELLNNVFEFSEVVAAEVMIPRTNIIAIPMTATFQTLLDKVVATGYSRFPIIEESLDDVRGLIYFKELAEPLAQGHLTRTTPIQRWIRPAKFVPEGTPLSDLLPVMQRSHQAMVIVVDEFGGTAGLVTLKDVIAEIIGDEPASESSQALDLQVLDDHTFLVQAQMNLEEVNLNLNLDLPLTDEYQTLGGFLLYQLQQIPTPGETFLYNNLEFTVVSASGPRLHEIRICKQLTVNN